The Rhizobium leguminosarum DNA segment TCGCTCGAACGAGCGAGAGGCATGATGGGCGTCTTCCTCGACGCCGCGAAGGAACTCGCGGCCCTAATCAATGAATACAAGCTTCAGGAAATTGAAGCCGCCATCGATGCCGCGCACGAAGTCAGTGCCGACTTGCCACGTGGCGATGTGGAAGCACTCAAGAAATCCTTTGCCGAGATTGAACGCCTAAAGGCTATCCGATCGGAGCTTAGGAAGCCGATGCGGCACACCCTGCTTAGCGTCGATGCGAAGGGCGAATAGCTCATGAAGCAATGCCCTACCGGAAGCGGCGGGAACCGCCCCGGCAGGTCTGAAATGCCGACTACCAATCAACATTCAAAAGCCCTTGAGGGCTGGAAAGGCTTATACCATGTCGAAGACCGACAAGGAACTGTTTCGCGAATACTTGGCATCCAAGGAATCGGGTAACGGCGAAGACACCGTTTTCCGCCTCTATCTGACCGGCCACGAGTGCTTCGGCATCGACGAGATGCTGAACGACGTTGTGAACAGCATCGTCAACGCCGACCCGGAGCCGGTTCAGGAACTCGACTTTTTGATGGATGAATTGCGCGGGCTTCTTCATAACCTCGCCCACGTCAAGAAGGGTTTCCTTGCCTACAAGGCTGCTCAGACTGGCGAGGCCGCATAATGGCTCCCTCCCCGGAACTGAAGCTCATGGTGTCAGGTGTGGCCCTCGATCCGCTGGAAGCCAAGAGGGCCGCAATCCTCGCCCGGCAGGCCGATGCGCGACGTGAACTCGCCTCGCTGACCGATTGCGAACCTGAAACGGACGAACACGAGCCGTCCATTCGCGCGCGGTTGGCGTGGCTTGGATTGCAGAAGGCAACCAAGAGGGAGCTTCGCGAAATCATCGTGAATGCTATGGAAAGCGATCGCAACCTCTAAGCGCCTCATCACGGCCCGCCCTCACGGCGGGCCTTTTCCTTTTGGAGCTATCATGTCCAGCAGATACGAAGGGCTATCCGCCGAAGAAGCCGACGACGTTATGAGGGGCACAATTGGCTCCCTCATCTGTGAGATGCTTGACGAATCCCGGCGCATGACGCGCAAGGAGCTCAACGAGCGCGATATCTTCGAATGGTCGAACTATGTGGCCGGTTTGATCGCGGTCGTTATCGAGAACCGGCGACGGGGCGCACCGTGAAAACGCGTGCTGAAAGGCGGCGCGAACGAAGAAAGCAGTGGTTCGTTCAAGCCGAAGTCGAGGACTTCATTCGTCAAGAATATCCCGCCTGCCCGGAATTTGCAGTGGTCTATTTCGCGACCCGCATTTGCACCGTGCCGAAGAACTGGCGTAGCGCGCCGATCTCCGAAGCCGTTGATGTGACGATGCAGAACATGCTTCGCCACCAACTGACTGATTACGATCAGCTGATGTTGATTGGAGTTCGGCGGAAGGAAGCCCGGCGACGGGTTCAACCGAAGGTCAACGCCATCATTGATGGCTGGAAGAAACAGCGGCCCGAAATGGTTGCTCAGCCGGTTGAGAAGCGGATGGATCCGAGAGAATTCGCAGCCGAGCTACTTATCACCGACAAGGTAATCATGGATCGCCTCGCCAAGTAATGAGCGTCAGAGCAGCACAACATCCGCGGTTGAAGATCGGCGAACTCCCTCTTGTTTGGGGTTGCATTCGTCGGCACAATCTCCCGTGGCAAAGGGGAGTTACTCGATGAAATTTGATTTCAGGAGCACGGTGCACTTTGTGCGTTCGACCGTCGCGTCGAGCATGAGGAGCGCGCATGTTCGTTAAAGGGGTAGTCAGACGACAGGTGGGGCTCGAGTGGTGGGCTGGGTTTGCCAGCAGCGTGGTGGTGATTGCTTACGGCTTCCTCACCCCTGAGCCGTTCCACCTACAGATGCTGTTTGCCATGACCGTTGCGCTCGTGATTCAGGTCATGCACGGTCTTCGCACGGCCAGCGAATTGCATAGGGATGAGGTGATGTCGGCGGAGTGGCGCGGGCAGCTAGCCTTGCGCCTCGGCATGGAGCGCCTCGCCAACGAACCGAAGCGCGGAATCGACTGGGAAGAAATCCGAAGCGAGGTAACAGCCGACGTGAAGGCAGCCATCGAAAGTGATCATTTCGACGACCAATTCAAACGTTCCGTCTATACCGAGATGGTTATCCATTTCTGCTCAATACCGCTATCTCTGCTTTTTCGCCCGCTCTTGGGTTGGTGGCTGGCACAGGCGTTGCTCACCTATGCGCCGCGTCTCGTTGTATTCTTGACCACCGGAGTTAGAATATAAGCTAGGCCGATTAGTGTGCCAGTTGGGCTAAATGTCCGGCCCGCCCAAAGGACGAAGGCCGCCCCGCCCACAACTTTCTTTCACAAATTTCCGACCGTCACAACGTCACAAATTAGCAGACTCTACTATTTGTTTTATCTTTTATATTCAATAGTTTATGGGGAATACCGATGAGAGGTTCGAGTTTTCGAGTCTCTCATCGCCCACCATTTTTTCTTTCCCTAAAGTGTCAGATAGCTGGATGATGTTGAGGCCTCGCAGGCAGACGCCCGCATTGTTTCGTCACCTATCTGGAATGCCGATTGGCCACTGATCCAGGTGAAGCGCCCGGCAGCTTCGGATGCGGCGCGCCGCCTGATCCAGCACTCCACCAAAACGGACTACTCCCGGCCCGCCGTGCCACCTCCTATTGGGCGAATGGATGCGGGCCGGCAAAAGTGGGAGAATTCGCCGCCCGGAAATCTCCGCGCTTGAAGGCCTACAATGCCTGGAGGTGTGCCATGAGGACTCTCTGCTCCGCATTGACGCTGTGCATCGCGATTGCCCTTTGCGCGCCAAGCGCCAGATATGTCAGCCTGCCCGGATACGCATTCAAGACGAATCCGAAATGCGAGCGCCACGAGCCGAAGACGCGATTCGACAGAAGGTGCGACTGGCCGAAAGTGGGCTTCAAGGACTTCACGCCCCCGCTTGTGACTACGCTTGGGATCTGACAACGCTTCTCAGCGTCTTTGCGAATCATCGTGGTCCAGGACGCTTGCTCGCCCGACGGCATCCATTGTTTTTTTCTGCGACAGAGTCTCTGATCGTGGTCGAACGCCTTCGCTCTGAACTCCCCACCAGACTCTATATAGCACTTCGGAATCCCGAAATTGGTTGCGGGATTGAAATCATTGCATGTTTTTTTCTGTCGGCACCTCGCGAAGCGCCGCGGATTTCGGAATCCCGAAGCGGGGAATTTCGGGATTCCGAAGTGGCGTTCTAAAGCATGTCGCGCAAAAGTGTGCAGCGGTTTTGCGGCAACGACATGCGCAGATACAAAGAGCTAAAGCGCGAGAAGCGAATCTGAAAGATCGCGACGCGCTTTAGAATCATGACAGCCGGGCTCATCACCCACTATTCACCCCTTCGCCAGTTCTTTATCCACCGCGGAAACCAGCCGCGAATCATCGGCCGTCACATCAGGCGCGAAGCGGGCGGCGACTTTGCCGTCGCGGCCGATCAGGAATTTTTCGAAGTTCCAGAGAATGTCGTCCTCGTCGCCACCTGACATGCCGTGGGATTTCAGCCGTTCACGCATCGGGCCCTCGCCTGTGGTCTTCACGCCAGACTTCGTCAGTTGCCGGTAGAGCGGGTGCTGGGCTTCGCCCTTGACCGAGATCTTCGAGAAGATCGGGAAAGTGACATCGTAGGTGCTGGTGCAGAAATCGAGAATCTCGGCGTCGGTGCCGGGCTCCTGACCCTTGAAGTCGTTGGCGGGGAAAGCGGCGATGACGAAGCCGCGTTCGCGCTTTTCGCCATAGAGCTTTTCGAGCCCCTCATATTGAACGGTGAGCCCGCATTTCGAGGCGACATTGACGACCAGGAGAACGCGACCCTTGTATTCGTTGAGCGCGGTTTCACGACCATCCACTGTTTTCACGGGAATATCCAACACGTTCGCCGTCACGGGAACCTCCATTTTTATGGGAACATATTCGCCAAACTTAGCGATATCGCCGCCGTTGTCATCAGCGTCGGAATCAATTCCGCGTCAGAAGAAACCGGCGCGGCATGGCGCATGGGTGCAGCGGTTCCGGATACGACATGCATCAAAACGAAGAGCTAAAGCGCGTCGCGTGAATCAAGTTCGACGCGATGCGCTTTAGCGGCCGGCACCGGGCTTAGACCTCTCAGGCCGGGGATGTTTCCTTCACGTCGTCGAGCAAGAAGTGCACGACGATATAATCCGTCTTGAAATGGCGGCCGCTGTCCGACACGGATTCGACGCTGCCGCCGTCCTTCGGGTGCCAGGCGTGGTAATGCGGGTTGGTGGTGATCAGCGTGATGGCCTTGCCTTCCAGGGCTTCCTCACCAAGCCGGAAGCGCATCTCGGCAAACGGCCAGATCCGCTCGTAATCCTCCATGCTGATGCGTGCCTTCAGCGCCTTACGGTGCAGCGGTGCTTCGCCGGCCTCGGCCGGTGATTCCAACAATACCTCCTCGGCCCCTTTAATGATGGCGTTGAACTCTTCAGGCCACATGCGTCTCATGAAATAGCTCCTCCCGAGGCTCTCGTCAGTCC contains these protein-coding regions:
- a CDS encoding DUF2293 domain-containing protein — its product is MKTRAERRRERRKQWFVQAEVEDFIRQEYPACPEFAVVYFATRICTVPKNWRSAPISEAVDVTMQNMLRHQLTDYDQLMLIGVRRKEARRRVQPKVNAIIDGWKKQRPEMVAQPVEKRMDPREFAAELLITDKVIMDRLAK
- a CDS encoding glutathione peroxidase: MTANVLDIPVKTVDGRETALNEYKGRVLLVVNVASKCGLTVQYEGLEKLYGEKRERGFVIAAFPANDFKGQEPGTDAEILDFCTSTYDVTFPIFSKISVKGEAQHPLYRQLTKSGVKTTGEGPMRERLKSHGMSGGDEDDILWNFEKFLIGRDGKVAARFAPDVTADDSRLVSAVDKELAKG